In Vicinamibacteria bacterium, a genomic segment contains:
- a CDS encoding 2-hydroxy-3-oxopropionate reductase, whose amino-acid sequence MRSVGFIGLGIMGKPMARNLIRAGFELTVHNRSRSPVEELAREGARTKDSAAACAMGSDAIITMLPDTADSEEVILGNDGVIEEVSPGAVVIDMSSIAPAMSRTIAQACESRGVDFLDAPVSGGEPGAIAGELAIMVGGKRDVFDRAAPLFATLGKSHVLCGGYGAGNATKLANQIVVAGNIEALSEALVLARKVGLDPKVVLDAIRGGLAGSKVLEAKGPMMIEGNFEPGFRIRLHHKDLNNALLTGKDAGAPLPVTALVQQMLGALVNTRRGELDHAAIANFIEDMAATTISGK is encoded by the coding sequence ATCCGCAGCGTTGGCTTCATCGGTCTCGGGATCATGGGAAAGCCCATGGCGAGAAACCTGATCCGGGCCGGGTTCGAGTTGACCGTGCACAACCGGTCGCGCTCGCCCGTCGAAGAGCTCGCTCGCGAAGGTGCCAGAACAAAAGACTCCGCCGCGGCTTGTGCGATGGGCTCGGACGCCATTATTACGATGCTTCCCGACACGGCGGACTCTGAAGAAGTCATCCTGGGAAATGACGGAGTCATCGAGGAGGTGTCGCCGGGAGCCGTCGTCATCGACATGAGCTCGATCGCGCCCGCGATGTCCCGCACGATTGCCCAGGCCTGCGAAAGCCGGGGAGTCGACTTCCTCGACGCGCCCGTCAGCGGCGGAGAGCCCGGTGCGATCGCGGGCGAGCTTGCGATCATGGTCGGAGGAAAACGAGACGTCTTCGACCGCGCCGCGCCGCTGTTCGCCACGCTTGGAAAGAGCCATGTGCTCTGCGGAGGCTACGGGGCGGGGAACGCCACGAAGCTGGCGAATCAGATTGTGGTGGCGGGGAACATCGAGGCCCTCTCGGAAGCCCTCGTGCTGGCGCGGAAAGTCGGACTCGATCCGAAGGTCGTGCTGGACGCTATCCGCGGCGGACTGGCGGGAAGCAAGGTGCTGGAGGCGAAGGGACCCATGATGATCGAAGGGAATTTCGAGCCCGGGTTCCGGATTCGTCTCCACCACAAGGACCTGAACAACGCCCTTCTCACCGGGAAAGACGCAGGAGCTCCTCTTCCGGTCACGGCGCTCGTCCAGCAGATGTTGGGCGCCTTGGTCAATACAAGACGAGGCGAACTGGACCACGCCGCCATCGCGAATTTCATCGAGGATATGGCGGCCACGACGATCAGCGGCAAGTGA